The Pirellulales bacterium region AAGAGATCGAATCGTGGCGGGAATCACTGGCCAAGAACTTCGCCCTGCGCAACGACATCGGCCAGCGCGACGTGAACTTCGCCGTGCAGCGGACCATCGACCGCCTGATCTTTTTGCGGATGTGCGAAGACCGCGGCATCGAAACCTACGGGCAGCTCATGACGCTCCTCAACGGCGAGGCCGCCTACCGCCGGTTGCTGGAGGTTTACGACCGGGCCGACGAGCGCTACAACTCGGGCTTGTTTCACTTCCACGCCGAGCGCGGCCGGGCCGAGCCGCCCGACGAGCTGACCATGCGGCTGGCGCTCGACGACAAGCCGCTCAAAGAGATCGTTCGCGGCCTCTATTATCCCGACAGCCCGTATGAGTTCTCCGTGCTGCCGGCGGAAATCCTGGGGCAGGTATACGAGCAGTTTTTGGGCAAGGTGATCCGCCTCACGGCCGGCGGGCACCGTGCCGTGGTCGAAGACAAGCCCGAAGTGAAGAAGGCGGGCGGAGTGTTCTACACGCCGGCCTACATCGTCGATTACATCGTTCGCGAGACGGTGGGCAAGCTGGTCGAGCGCAAAACTCCCAAGCAGGTCTCAAAGCTGCGCGTGCTCGACCCGGCCTGCGGCTCGGGCTCGTTCCTGGTGGGCGCGTTTCAGTTCCTGCTCGACTGGCACCGCGACTGGTACGTCGACGACGGCACTGAGAAGCACACCAAGGAGATCTTTCAGGGGCCGGGCGGGCAGTGGCTGTTGACGACGGCCGAAAAGAAGCGGATTTTGCTGAACAACATTTTTGGCGTCGACATCGACAGCCAGGCCGTGGAGGTGACGAAGCTCTCGCTGCTGTTGAAGGTGTTGGAGCGGGAGAACCGCGAGACGTTGGAGCGTCAGTTGCGGCTCTTGCGCGAGCGGGCGTTGCCCGACCTGGGCAACAACATCAAGTGCGGCAATTCGCTGATCGGCCCCGATTTTTATCGCCAGCGGCAAATGACTCTTCTCGACGAGGAGGAGCAGTACCGGCTCAATCCGTTTGACTGGAACGCAGAATTTCGCGAGATTCTGCGTGGGAAAGATGGTGGTTTTGACGCGGTGATCGGTAATCCACCGTACGTCAACGCCTGGGAGCTGTTTGAGGCAACACCGCACGTTCGCGACTACATCAATGCATCTGGTGTATTTGAGACCGCGACACGGCACTGGGATTTATACGTTCTCTTTCTGGAAAAGGCGCTTTCCCTGTTACGGCCTGGCGGGCGCGTTTCATTCATCATTCCGTTCTCGTTTGCCATTCAAAAATACGCTGAGTTGTCGCGCAAGTTGCTGCTCGAGCGGTTCACTATCGAGAGTATTGCCGATCTAAGACAAGTCCGCGTGTTCGAGCAAGTTCCGGTGATAACCATCATCCCTGTCGTTGAAGCTGGCCCACCTTCCGCGAGACATCGTATCGAGGTCAGGCGTCCTGGACCGAATGCGACGCGGCGGCACGCCGGCACGATCTCGCGCTCGCATTCAGTACCGCAAAAAGTGCTGCTTGCGCAGGACGAGCGCATGCTGCGCCTCGACATTTCGGACGCGACCCTTGCCGTGTGCGGGAAAGTCGAGGCTCTCAGCCGCCCGGTCGGCGACATCTGCCTCGTAAACTACGGTGCCCAGATGTCGAGCCGCAAGAAGGGGAAATTTGGCAAGGCGTACGTCCAGCGACGCAGCGCCATGACCGACACTTGCCGAAAGACGATCAGCGG contains the following coding sequences:
- a CDS encoding N-6 DNA methylase, translating into MAAPTIITELVERFERNRPSYQATVYNETQLRREFLDPFFKALGWDVDNERGHAEAYKDVIHEDAIKVGGATKAPDYCFRIGGRRIFFLEAKKPSVNLRDDVSAAFQLRRYAWSAKLPLSILSDFEELAVYDCRVKPDKLDKPSVGRVLFFSYGEYLDRWQELADIFSREAVLRGSFDKFAESTKLKRGTAEVDTAFLEEIESWRESLAKNFALRNDIGQRDVNFAVQRTIDRLIFLRMCEDRGIETYGQLMTLLNGEAAYRRLLEVYDRADERYNSGLFHFHAERGRAEPPDELTMRLALDDKPLKEIVRGLYYPDSPYEFSVLPAEILGQVYEQFLGKVIRLTAGGHRAVVEDKPEVKKAGGVFYTPAYIVDYIVRETVGKLVERKTPKQVSKLRVLDPACGSGSFLVGAFQFLLDWHRDWYVDDGTEKHTKEIFQGPGGQWLLTTAEKKRILLNNIFGVDIDSQAVEVTKLSLLLKVLERENRETLERQLRLLRERALPDLGNNIKCGNSLIGPDFYRQRQMTLLDEEEQYRLNPFDWNAEFREILRGKDGGFDAVIGNPPYVNAWELFEATPHVRDYINASGVFETATRHWDLYVLFLEKALSLLRPGGRVSFIIPFSFAIQKYAELSRKLLLERFTIESIADLRQVRVFEQVPVITIIPVVEAGPPSARHRIEVRRPGPNATRRHAGTISRSHSVPQKVLLAQDERMLRLDISDATLAVCGKVEALSRPVGDICLVNYGAQMSSRKKGKFGKAYVQRRSAMTDTCRKTISGRNLYRYSTRWEGNYVEWALAPEMYGAREEWFFESPKLMIRDITGTHRLELAVDFSGLYCDHTILCGLRYCDVAPFREVPKSAREASATYSLYLLQGLLASRLISAYYYWKLTGEGVRIGGGFHTYPKTIRQLPIIDISRLSARQNPMLVQIGSLSERMATLESQRLKARVPNEKTRLTREIDATDRQIDDLVFELYGLTPTEVALVHAATERTGGLDREADADD